The genomic region GCCTTCCCCGCCGCCATCAGCCGATCCTTCCCGTCGATGGTGCCGCCCTTAACGGGTGAGATATTGGATGTAATGCCTGCCGTGAACCGCCGACTTTTCGATGTGAGCCCGAACTCCGAATACATCTAGAACGAGCTCTTCGGTCAGAACCGCTTCGGGCGGCCCGGCAGCAACCACGCGGCCGCCATGCAGGATGGCCAGGCTATCGCAGAACATTGCCGCCAGATTGAGATCATGCAATGCGATGACGCTGGTGATCGGAAGCGTCGTGACGAGGTCAAGCAGCTCCAACTGATGCTGGATGTCGAGATGATTGGTCGGTTCATCAAGCAGCAGTTCGGTGGGCGTTTGCGCAAGGGCGCGGGCGATGTGCGTGCGCTGACGCTCCCCACCTGACAGCGTGCGCCAAAGCTGTAAGGCCTTGGCCGCCATGCCGACCTGTTCGAGAGCCGCATTGACGGCGTCCTCGTCCGTCCTGTCCCAGGGCGAGAGCGCGCCTCGATGCGGTGTTCGCCCGAGGCGGACAACATCCTTTACCGAAATGTCCGCATCGGTTGTCGCCTGCTGTTCGACCAGTGCGATACGCTGGGCAATCTCGCGACGCGCCATTGTGCTGATATTGCTCTCGCCCAGTCTGATGACGCCGCTCTTGACCTGTCGCAGCCGGCAGATGAGACGCAGCAGGCTCGACTTGCCAGAGCCATTGGGTCCGAGCAGACCAAGCGTCTTGCCCGGCGCAACATCAAGGCTGACGCCATCGATGATCATTGTGCTGCCGGCGCACCAGGCAACATTGCGCATCGATATGCTCATACCGGCCTCCTTGCCTTGTAGAGGATGAGGGCAAAGACAGGCGCGCCGAAAAGTGCCGTGACCACGCCAATTGGAAGCACCTGCTGCGGGATGATCGTGCGCGAGACGATATCGGCAAGTACCATGAAGATCGCCCCGATCAACGCAGTTGCCGGCAGTAACCGCTCGTGAGCCGGACCCACCAGAAAGCGCGCCGCATGCGGAATGACAAGACCAACGAAGCCGATCGAACCGACGATGCTGACGACGGCAGCGGTCATCACGGCCGTCAGACCAAGAAGGGTAAGACGCACGCGCCGTACCGGTACGCCGAGCGCTGCGGCAGAGTCCGTACCGAAGGCAAAGGCATCCAGCACACGTGCGTGAAGCATGCAGATCACAAAGCCGCCGCCGGCAATGGGGGTAACGAGCAAAACATCCGTCCAGCGCACGCCGCTGAGGCTCCCGAGCAACCAAAACATGATACCCCTTGCCTGCTCGGCATTGGCCGAGGTCGTGACGATATAGGAGGTCAACGCATTGAAGAGCTGCGAACCGGCAACGCCTGCCAGGAGGATCCGGTCGGCGCCGCCGCCTGCGCCTGCGGCCAAAAGCGAGACGAGACCGAAGGCTGCCACCGCGCCGAAAAAAGCGCCGGTAGAAAGCGTCAGCACACCGGACCCGATGCCGAGGATCATGATGGCGACCGCGCCGGTCGAGGCGCCCGCCGAAATGCCAAGCACATAAGGTTCGGCAAGCGGATTGCGAAGCAGGGCCTGCAGCATGGCGCCCGTCATCGCAAGAGCCGCGCCGGAACTTGCAGAGACCAGGGCGCGGCTCAGTCGATAGTCCCAGATGATACCCTCATGGATCGGCTTGATTGCGAAGGAGGTGCCGAACATTCGGTTGGCAATAGCTTCCGCAATCGTCCGCAGCGGTATGACGATTTCGCCGATCGATACGGCGAGGCCTATTGCCAAGGTCAGTCCAGCCATTGAAAGTAGGGACAAGCCGGCAAAGCCGCCCCATCCGTTGCGTTGCCCGGCGTCTTTGCTCACTTCGCCAGCCCAAACTGCCGTATGGCTACTGCAAGCGTCTCGATGCCGTCGACAAGGCGGATCGATGGGCTCATTGCCTGCGAGTCCATGACGACCACCTGCTTCTTTTCCACAGCGCTGATCCTGCTTGCCACAGGATCGCTGTTCAAAAAGGTAAGCTTGATGGCCGGATCGTCGGCAGCGTAGCGGCGACGATCCATCCCGGCGATGACGATGATTGCAGGATTGAGGCCGGCGACCGTTTCCCAGCCGACCAACGGCCATTCCTCGTTCGTGGCAATCACGTTCTTTGCCCCAAGGGCTCGCATGATATAGGCGGGCGCGCCGTTGCGGCCGGCCATGAAGGCTTCCCCGTCGACTTCCTTGCTGGAGAACCAGAATACGACCGGGATATCCTTTACCCTTGTCTCGGCAACGGATGCGATCGCCTTATCCTCACGCTCCTTCAGCCTTGCGACCAATGCCTCGCCGCGGTCCTGAACGTTAAAGATCGCGGCAAGTTCGGCGATCTCCTGATAGATGACCTCGGTCTTCAGCATTTCCTTGCGCACACCATCACCACCCGTCGTATTGTCCTTGGCGGCGCAATCGGCCGGAGCGACATAGGTGTTGATGCCAAGCTTCGAAAACTGATCGTAGGTTCCAACCGAGCCACTCGGGCCGACATGCCACTCGAACTCGGCAGCAACCAGGTCGGGGCCGGTTCCGACCACCGCCTCGAAGCTCGGATCATTGTCGGCGAGCCGCTTGATCTTGCTGTTTTCCGCATCGAATTGTTTGAGCACTGGGCTGAACCAGACCGCCGTGCCCGTGATGCGATCCGCAAGGCCGAGCGACAGCAGGATTTCCGTCATCGCCTGGCCGATCGAAACCACCTTGCCCGGCGCCCTATCGAAGGTGATGGATCGG from Rhizobium gallicum bv. gallicum R602sp harbors:
- a CDS encoding ABC transporter ATP-binding protein — its product is MSISMRNVAWCAGSTMIIDGVSLDVAPGKTLGLLGPNGSGKSSLLRLICRLRQVKSGVIRLGESNISTMARREIAQRIALVEQQATTDADISVKDVVRLGRTPHRGALSPWDRTDEDAVNAALEQVGMAAKALQLWRTLSGGERQRTHIARALAQTPTELLLDEPTNHLDIQHQLELLDLVTTLPITSVIALHDLNLAAMFCDSLAILHGGRVVAAGPPEAVLTEELVLDVFGVRAHIEKSAVHGRHYIQYLTR
- a CDS encoding FecCD family ABC transporter permease; amino-acid sequence: MAGLTLAIGLAVSIGEIVIPLRTIAEAIANRMFGTSFAIKPIHEGIIWDYRLSRALVSASSGAALAMTGAMLQALLRNPLAEPYVLGISAGASTGAVAIMILGIGSGVLTLSTGAFFGAVAAFGLVSLLAAGAGGGADRILLAGVAGSQLFNALTSYIVTTSANAEQARGIMFWLLGSLSGVRWTDVLLVTPIAGGGFVICMLHARVLDAFAFGTDSAAALGVPVRRVRLTLLGLTAVMTAAVVSIVGSIGFVGLVIPHAARFLVGPAHERLLPATALIGAIFMVLADIVSRTIIPQQVLPIGVVTALFGAPVFALILYKARRPV
- a CDS encoding ABC transporter substrate-binding protein, which gives rise to MSSDPKRRPFILRLAFAVLATFAISAPAFAASTTYPLTIANCGRSITFDRAPGKVVSIGQAMTEILLSLGLADRITGTAVWFSPVLKQFDAENSKIKRLADNDPSFEAVVGTGPDLVAAEFEWHVGPSGSVGTYDQFSKLGINTYVAPADCAAKDNTTGGDGVRKEMLKTEVIYQEIAELAAIFNVQDRGEALVARLKEREDKAIASVAETRVKDIPVVFWFSSKEVDGEAFMAGRNGAPAYIMRALGAKNVIATNEEWPLVGWETVAGLNPAIIVIAGMDRRRYAADDPAIKLTFLNSDPVASRISAVEKKQVVVMDSQAMSPSIRLVDGIETLAVAIRQFGLAK